One genomic region from Glaciimonas sp. PAMC28666 encodes:
- a CDS encoding DUF4118 domain-containing protein codes for MKLKNSRTWKQSGVRSMGICLLGFALTFCLRYVLNSVLDDSMSMLFFAVNCIVMACFFGFWHSTGLLAISLPTAFFFFRKPYFSFQTFEVKDIYLIIVYATIILLTSWIIEWLQRERYAAVLLQRVSEARYQLLIESDQARRAEYARNAAE; via the coding sequence ATGAAATTAAAAAATAGTAGAACCTGGAAACAAAGTGGTGTTCGTTCAATGGGAATCTGTTTATTGGGATTCGCTTTAACGTTTTGCTTACGATATGTATTGAATTCGGTACTCGACGATTCAATGTCAATGCTATTTTTTGCCGTTAACTGCATTGTTATGGCGTGTTTTTTCGGTTTTTGGCATTCAACGGGATTACTGGCGATTAGTTTACCTACGGCATTTTTCTTTTTCAGAAAACCCTATTTCTCCTTCCAGACCTTTGAGGTTAAGGATATTTATCTGATCATCGTGTATGCAACGATAATATTACTCACATCCTGGATTATCGAATGGTTGCAACGCGAGCGTTACGCTGCCGTGTTGCTTCAGCGCGTGTCGGAGGCGCGGTATCAGTTATTAATTGAATCCGATCAGGCCCGCAGAGCTGAATATGCAAGAAACGCCGCTGAGTAA
- a CDS encoding thiamine pyrophosphate-binding protein — protein MDYAVKISGSGGQILVDCLMTHGVEQVFCVPGESYLNVLDALYDARDRIALRVCRHEGGAANMAEAVGKLTGKPGIVMVTRGPGAMNAAIGLHTAQQDSTPMIMFIGQVARGCLDREAFQEIDYRRVFGHMAKWVAQIDDVKRIPEYISRAFHTAVSGRPGPVVLALPEDMLTEIGQANGAPAYQRSACAPTPASLRELTRLLAGAQRPIAILGGSGWTPQACRNVRQFAEAWQLPIACAFRFQDLFDNTHALYAGDVGIGINPALAQRIKDADVVLAIGPRLGEMTTSGYTLFTIPTPQQCLIHVHAGAEELGSVYAAQLPINASMPECAAALVDLLPEAAPAWSGQAEIAHAQYLAWSTPPQVDGPLQMGDVMEYLRDRLPSDAIICNGAGNYATWVHRFYRYRHFKSQLAPTSGAMGYGVPAAIAAKSLYPERTVIAFAGDGCFMMSSQELATAMQYALPVIFIVVNNGIYGTIRMHQEREYPARVIGTTLTNPDFAAYARSFGAFGAVVEATEDFATAFERACASGLPAVIEIRLSPEVITPTISLSGIRAQALQKQNSVKNDG, from the coding sequence ATGGATTACGCAGTGAAAATTTCTGGTAGCGGTGGGCAGATTCTGGTTGATTGTCTTATGACGCACGGCGTAGAGCAGGTGTTTTGCGTGCCGGGCGAGAGCTATCTCAATGTACTGGACGCTCTCTACGATGCGCGGGATCGTATTGCTTTGCGGGTATGTCGGCATGAAGGTGGCGCTGCCAATATGGCCGAGGCCGTTGGCAAACTAACCGGTAAGCCTGGGATCGTAATGGTCACGCGTGGCCCGGGCGCGATGAATGCTGCAATTGGCCTGCACACGGCCCAGCAGGATTCGACGCCAATGATTATGTTCATAGGGCAAGTGGCGCGCGGTTGCCTGGATCGCGAGGCGTTTCAGGAAATCGATTATCGGCGTGTGTTTGGGCACATGGCGAAATGGGTCGCGCAAATCGACGACGTGAAGCGTATTCCTGAATACATCAGTCGGGCCTTTCATACCGCTGTGAGCGGCCGCCCGGGTCCCGTGGTGTTGGCGTTGCCGGAAGATATGCTCACTGAAATTGGACAGGCTAATGGCGCGCCAGCTTACCAACGTTCCGCGTGCGCGCCGACGCCAGCATCGTTGCGAGAACTGACGAGATTACTTGCGGGTGCGCAAAGGCCGATTGCGATACTCGGTGGCAGCGGTTGGACGCCGCAAGCCTGTCGTAACGTCCGCCAGTTCGCGGAGGCGTGGCAATTGCCGATAGCCTGTGCTTTCCGTTTTCAGGATTTGTTTGACAACACCCATGCATTGTATGCTGGGGATGTCGGTATCGGTATTAATCCAGCGCTCGCGCAACGCATTAAAGATGCCGACGTGGTGCTGGCAATTGGCCCGCGGCTGGGCGAGATGACAACCAGTGGGTATACCCTATTTACTATTCCGACACCGCAACAGTGCTTGATCCATGTGCACGCTGGTGCGGAGGAACTTGGGTCGGTGTATGCGGCACAATTGCCGATCAACGCGAGCATGCCGGAATGTGCCGCCGCGTTAGTTGATTTGCTTCCAGAGGCCGCGCCCGCATGGTCGGGACAGGCAGAGATCGCGCATGCGCAATACCTGGCATGGAGTACGCCGCCGCAGGTTGACGGGCCGCTCCAGATGGGTGATGTCATGGAATATCTTCGGGATCGGCTTCCTTCAGATGCGATCATTTGTAATGGTGCTGGCAATTATGCGACGTGGGTGCACCGGTTTTATCGGTATCGTCATTTTAAGTCGCAGCTGGCACCAACCAGTGGCGCGATGGGATACGGAGTGCCGGCGGCCATCGCAGCAAAGTCTCTTTATCCCGAACGCACAGTGATTGCTTTTGCGGGGGACGGTTGCTTCATGATGAGCAGCCAGGAGCTGGCCACAGCGATGCAATACGCGTTGCCAGTAATCTTTATCGTCGTGAATAATGGAATTTACGGCACCATACGCATGCATCAGGAAAGGGAATACCCGGCTCGCGTGATTGGCACCACGCTGACCAATCCCGACTTTGCCGCTTACGCCAGATCGTTCGGTGCTTTTGGCGCGGTAGTGGAAGCTACGGAGGATTTTGCCACTGCGTTCGAGCGGGCGTGCGCTTCGGGCTTGCCCGCTGTCATCGAAATTCGCTTGTCGCCGGAGGTAATTACGCCAACGATCAGCCTTTCCGGTATTCGAGCGCAAGCGTTGCAGAAGCAGAATAGCGTTAAAAATGATGGCTGA
- a CDS encoding heme-binding protein codes for MDDVIASRGGLPLVVSDKIVGAVGCSGGAGSQDEVTAKAGVAARAK; via the coding sequence TTGGACGATGTCATCGCATCCCGCGGTGGCTTACCCTTGGTCGTCAGCGACAAAATCGTCGGGGCAGTCGGATGCTCCGGTGGGGCCGGTTCACAAGATGAGGTGACGGCGAAAGCTGGCGTTGCAGCCCGCGCTAAATGA
- a CDS encoding LysE family transporter, producing the protein MNIHLWNTYLIASIFIAISPGSGAILSMSHGVRFGVRRTSATIFGLECGLVVILLIAGAGVGSLLVASEIAFNIVKFLGAAYLIYIGLCQWRGAVSPVDTSAPSSMTDSPGAIITWQRRFGTGLLTNVTNPKGIVFMVAILPQFISQNRPLALQLLVMSLTTVTVDVIVMHGYAFAGRSMQNLFKNVQALKIQNRIFGGLLMVIGTGLFFVKRGNHG; encoded by the coding sequence ATGAACATCCATCTCTGGAATACGTATTTAATCGCATCAATTTTCATTGCAATATCCCCCGGTTCTGGCGCAATTCTTTCGATGAGTCACGGGGTTCGGTTTGGGGTGCGGCGGACGAGCGCTACCATTTTTGGCCTTGAGTGTGGTTTGGTGGTCATACTGTTGATCGCAGGAGCCGGTGTGGGATCGTTGCTGGTTGCCTCTGAAATAGCGTTTAACATCGTGAAATTTCTTGGTGCGGCTTATCTTATTTATATCGGATTGTGTCAATGGCGTGGCGCGGTTTCGCCAGTGGACACGTCTGCACCAAGTTCAATGACGGACAGCCCGGGCGCAATCATCACCTGGCAACGTCGTTTTGGAACAGGACTGTTGACGAATGTGACCAATCCAAAGGGCATCGTTTTTATGGTGGCGATCCTGCCGCAATTTATCAGCCAAAATCGACCTCTGGCGTTGCAATTATTGGTCATGTCGCTCACGACGGTGACGGTGGATGTGATAGTTATGCATGGATATGCGTTCGCGGGACGGTCAATGCAAAACCTGTTCAAGAACGTGCAGGCGCTTAAAATTCAGAATCGGATTTTTGGCGGTCTGTTAATGGTCATTGGGACCGGATTATTTTTTGTGAAGCGCGGAAACCACGGTTAA
- a CDS encoding carboxylesterase: MHNEQPIAHAVILLHGLCGSSLEMGSIPKALRKSGCAVIELVIPNYSAGHVDPTITPHWEDWCAVVDSEITRLRLNFKTVSLCGLSMGATLALAVASRSHEAIAIVALSPVLRYDGWSIPWYQHLMQIPFLLGYKNWAHEEGEPYGIKNFDMRRRVANSLKKDGVAAVGAAAIPARQLRGAHQMMAYVRHSLKQVKTNLLVIHAIDDETASPKNPEMILEHVSSELRKVIWLGDCYHIITVDNEREIVTNETVQFIRKNIEMHLKDLSYRELKHQSPLKDRRG, encoded by the coding sequence ATGCACAATGAACAACCCATCGCCCATGCAGTTATTCTATTGCATGGATTATGCGGTTCGTCGCTTGAGATGGGGTCAATACCCAAAGCCTTACGAAAAAGTGGCTGCGCAGTCATTGAATTGGTCATACCGAATTATTCTGCCGGACATGTCGATCCCACCATCACCCCGCACTGGGAAGATTGGTGTGCGGTTGTGGATAGCGAAATTACCCGGTTGAGATTAAATTTTAAAACGGTTTCTCTCTGTGGCTTAAGCATGGGGGCAACGCTCGCCCTGGCGGTGGCGTCGCGCAGTCATGAAGCTATCGCTATCGTGGCGCTATCGCCCGTTCTGCGCTATGACGGATGGTCAATCCCGTGGTATCAGCATTTAATGCAAATTCCTTTTTTGCTGGGGTATAAAAACTGGGCGCATGAAGAAGGCGAGCCGTATGGCATCAAGAACTTCGATATGCGCAGAAGGGTTGCGAACTCGCTCAAAAAAGATGGCGTCGCTGCGGTAGGCGCTGCGGCTATTCCTGCGAGGCAACTTCGTGGTGCGCATCAAATGATGGCTTACGTCCGTCATTCTCTTAAACAGGTAAAGACGAACCTTCTGGTGATTCACGCCATCGATGATGAAACCGCATCGCCAAAAAATCCAGAGATGATTTTGGAGCATGTGAGCTCGGAATTACGTAAGGTAATTTGGTTGGGTGACTGTTATCATATTATTACTGTTGATAATGAGCGAGAAATTGTCACAAATGAAACAGTTCAATTCATCCGGAAAAATATCGAGATGCATTTAAAAGATCTTTCCTACAGAGAGTTGAAGCATCAATCGCCATTAAAAGATCGGCGTGGATAG
- a CDS encoding LysR family transcriptional regulator, whose translation MAIVDSIQIGSIEQFCKAAELGSFTAAAEFFGVTPAAVSRSISRLEQRLGVRLFSRTTRSVKVTNEGALYWKECQLALGQIAEAERAITGGQTVPSGLLRISVGAAYGTHRLLPLMPKFTEAYPQIDIELSISDKIVDFVEEGFDLAIRVGIQRDSRLVAYKLEDAFLGVFGTPEYLAKKGTPLSLDDLAAHDCIQYVSPNTGRPMLWLFQGENGEEIDHPIQSRMRILNDALGCVAWVNAGGGLYQTYRFAAVGAVKRGDLIEVLHNHAGRSRPFSILYPQNRHLSAKVRAFIDFLRSTLSIHPPR comes from the coding sequence ATGGCGATAGTTGATTCGATTCAGATTGGCAGCATCGAGCAATTTTGCAAAGCTGCGGAGTTGGGCAGCTTTACTGCGGCAGCGGAGTTCTTCGGGGTCACGCCCGCGGCCGTGAGCAGATCTATCAGCCGGCTCGAGCAGCGGCTGGGCGTGCGCCTGTTCTCCCGCACAACGCGAAGCGTTAAGGTCACAAACGAGGGCGCGCTTTATTGGAAGGAGTGTCAGTTGGCTCTGGGCCAGATCGCTGAAGCCGAACGCGCTATTACCGGCGGCCAGACAGTGCCCAGTGGACTGCTGCGTATTAGCGTCGGTGCGGCTTACGGGACGCATCGGTTATTGCCCCTGATGCCAAAATTCACCGAGGCGTACCCGCAGATCGACATTGAGCTAAGCATCTCGGATAAGATCGTCGATTTTGTTGAGGAGGGATTCGATCTTGCAATACGCGTCGGCATCCAGCGCGACTCACGGCTAGTTGCCTATAAGCTCGAGGACGCGTTTTTGGGCGTCTTCGGTACGCCGGAATATCTGGCGAAAAAGGGCACGCCACTTTCTCTTGATGATCTTGCGGCGCACGATTGCATTCAGTACGTGTCGCCGAATACCGGGCGTCCGATGCTATGGTTATTTCAGGGCGAGAACGGGGAAGAAATCGATCATCCGATTCAGAGTCGGATGCGCATTCTTAACGATGCGCTTGGTTGCGTCGCCTGGGTCAATGCCGGCGGTGGCCTCTACCAGACCTACCGTTTCGCGGCAGTCGGCGCCGTAAAGCGCGGCGACCTGATAGAAGTTCTTCACAATCACGCCGGGCGATCCCGGCCATTCTCTATTTTGTACCCCCAGAACCGCCATCTATCTGCAAAGGTACGCGCATTTATCGATTTCTTACGGTCGACCTTAAGTATCCATCCGCCGCGATAG
- a CDS encoding HAD domain-containing protein — protein MKILYLDFNGVLHDGMVMRNRKRGMYLTNPERSFFEWMPILEELLAPHPDVKIVLSTSWVRALGFDATRQELTEELRTRVIGSTFHHPKLLQSEFDIMPRGMQIWNDVEQRKPDSWFAIDDDVFGWPAWCRDRLIETKGSLGLSDEATQDAVRKMLAAL, from the coding sequence ATGAAAATTTTATATTTAGATTTTAATGGTGTGCTACACGACGGCATGGTGATGCGTAATCGCAAGCGCGGAATGTACCTGACCAACCCAGAGCGATCATTCTTCGAGTGGATGCCGATTCTGGAAGAATTACTTGCGCCCCATCCAGATGTAAAAATTGTTTTATCGACGAGTTGGGTACGGGCTTTGGGTTTCGATGCTACCCGCCAGGAATTGACCGAAGAATTACGCACCCGCGTGATAGGTTCAACTTTTCATCATCCGAAGTTGCTGCAAAGTGAATTCGATATTATGCCGCGTGGCATGCAAATCTGGAACGACGTGGAACAGCGTAAACCAGACAGTTGGTTCGCCATTGATGATGATGTATTCGGCTGGCCAGCGTGGTGTCGCGATCGACTAATTGAAACCAAGGGAAGTCTTGGATTGAGCGATGAAGCTACACAGGACGCGGTTCGAAAGATGTTAGCCGCACTCTGA
- a CDS encoding glutathione S-transferase family protein translates to MTSKLHLFTSPSAFPNPQRLRLFMHEKGIADQFEERVYDMAPGGEQRQWPHLKMNPWGETPTLQLADGSFISETAAIARYLDQAYPGRKIMGETPLEQGLDNMWDNRIWVHILYRIVTAFHVLHTGLGPKLELTKNEAWGEHCRKEALAHASLVDRHLSDGRDWLLGGDAPTFSDITLATAIAFSKFPVNATPLDERFEHLDAFWKRWQLRPAFQAAYADRNSGVPELDSPQGN, encoded by the coding sequence ATGACATCTAAACTGCACCTCTTTACCTCGCCCTCGGCGTTCCCTAACCCACAGCGCCTGCGTCTGTTCATGCACGAAAAAGGCATTGCCGATCAATTCGAAGAGCGTGTCTACGACATGGCACCGGGCGGCGAGCAGCGGCAATGGCCGCACCTCAAGATGAATCCATGGGGCGAAACTCCGACTCTTCAATTGGCCGACGGCAGCTTTATTTCCGAAACCGCCGCGATCGCCCGGTATCTGGACCAGGCTTATCCGGGCCGAAAGATTATGGGTGAGACGCCATTGGAACAGGGTCTCGACAACATGTGGGACAACCGCATCTGGGTCCATATCCTCTACCGGATCGTCACGGCCTTTCATGTCCTGCATACCGGGCTAGGACCGAAACTTGAACTGACCAAGAACGAGGCCTGGGGCGAGCATTGCCGCAAAGAGGCTCTGGCGCACGCAAGTCTGGTCGACCGGCATCTGTCGGACGGACGCGACTGGCTGCTCGGCGGAGATGCGCCGACCTTTTCGGACATCACGCTGGCAACCGCGATCGCCTTTTCAAAGTTCCCGGTCAATGCCACCCCGCTGGATGAACGTTTCGAGCATCTGGATGCGTTCTGGAAGCGGTGGCAGCTTCGCCCCGCCTTTCAGGCCGCCTATGCCGACCGCAACAGCGGTGTGCCCGAATTGGATAGCCCTCAGGGAAACTAA
- a CDS encoding heme-binding protein yields the protein MSPTTILKFGMATTLLFIVGASSAQQNNPLDIIPEKMPFDVPYGSPIPLDVAELVLGASVAEARKHNWKMNCAVVDSGANLVSFKRMDGAQLASIDIAIHKARTAAKFRRETKTFENAIQLNSQSYV from the coding sequence ATGTCACCGACGACCATACTGAAATTTGGCATGGCCACTACTTTACTATTCATTGTTGGTGCAAGCTCTGCGCAGCAAAATAATCCGCTCGACATAATCCCCGAAAAAATGCCGTTCGACGTCCCCTATGGAAGTCCCATTCCGCTCGACGTGGCCGAGCTGGTATTGGGCGCTTCGGTTGCAGAGGCGAGAAAGCATAACTGGAAAATGAATTGCGCGGTGGTCGACTCCGGTGCCAACCTGGTGTCCTTTAAACGCATGGACGGTGCGCAACTTGCCTCTATCGACATCGCGATTCACAAAGCTCGCACTGCCGCCAAATTCCGTCGCGAAACCAAGACCTTTGAGAATGCCATACAACTCAATAGCCAAAGCTACGTCTGA